One region of Thiomonas intermedia genomic DNA includes:
- a CDS encoding Eco57I restriction-modification methylase domain-containing protein: MAKRPIHQLAYRAIRVEGGLIPAEELTRLTLLADPKASEQTEPQYRINKGLKLRDEIARDFKIALTLWQDFQALRRRQDVQAHEVTLREWLLPLLREVLHFTDAARCPAIEHADHQYAIGHAGNGGHVPLVLAGFDQPLDLAAERFGELNPDTGKTRRRSPFMLAQEALNASDASLWAIVSNGLTLRILRDNASLTRPAYIEVDLEALFTEELLADFSAFWLLAHASRFGSTDAPPSDCPWERWRAAGQQAGVTVRGKLRYQVAEALRALGTGFLSHPANGALRTALQGTEHGYDRQAFFEELLRLVYRLIFLATVEDRRDRGTGERLVFAPDAGDEAKARYLAGYSLTWLRERAVRRSEHDRHADLWQALTITFGALAGGQPALGLPALGGLFEVDQCPRLDAAQLDNRHLLAAVFQLGWFRAEGGLSRVNYRDMGPEELGSVYESLLELVPDLQGLATPTTARLAFVGDDGTDASTKGNNRKLTGSYYTPDSLVQELIKSALEPVIAQTVKANPERPVEALLALTVCDPACGSGHFLLSAGRRLADEVALHRAAAEREGGASTPADFRHALRDVVSHCLYGVDKNPMAIQLAKTALWLEAYSPDRPLSFVDHHLRVGDALLGVLDPKVLEDGIPDEAYTALSGDDKAAASALKKQNKADLKSWRQIAAGDLLTQAGLAAQAVNVETLDDDTPEHLTAKRQAWATAQAQAHRSTFARLTDTYVAAFLAPKLAGAGDSVPLSGDLWGVLSGQAPRVEMEAVAQALCRQHSVFHWWLAFPQVAAAGGFSVMLGNPPWERIKLQEAEFFATRSPLVATAKNKAERAQRIEWLREGVLLHRVNPDLEHAEGLTPPNRAEMALYGSFIAARRGAEAASLYAHDSRRYPLTGVGDVNTYALFAETFWQATASRGQAGFIVPTGIATDDTTKQYFQAVAANLRLASLISFYEVRKWFPATDERKPFCLLTIGQADSANFIFDVHGIEDLQERRKWYELSAADFRALNPNTQTLPTFRSEHDAELTKKLYRAAPVLIAEATTDDDGKLVQSETNPWGISFQRMFDMSTDSGMFAGTPASAGQPARLPLYEAKMIHQFDHRWATYVEGTSGAGSEVETTDVSDAQKGDPACTVRPRYWVDEREVSARIARVPTRVARAWIALHAAWEARDATVLDATLANLLLALGQWVVGELFHRAAGAAPAVGGWGPTQVQPHITSIEVQLKTRFPRLNDVLRGEGLTTKRALTDFPKWATQKQDARLGDDELAALAEALRVGELAKALRTLLDGWMDVRSPRWLMGWRDITNAAAERTVIASVVPRVGVGNKIPLFFPRSNVTADQAAAFLGNLAAMTLDFVARQKIGGTTLNYFYMKQFPVLPPERYSDADLAFIVPRVLELTYTAHDLHAWGQDLAAYDPRPATEQGQPFAWNPARRAQLRAELDAYYARLYGITRDELRYILDPKDVMGPDYPSETFRVLRDGEMRAFGEYRTRRLVLEAWDEQASMSPASQPARVSYSAQGMIRNAEEGRLAGLVAALVAARTESSSLVEIQSAVAAMTSAEHYLNPVDGLHFGALRDSIDIAYVAPLLARVLPIVQRLEAAGVLVRSTQGGVPNFTRGTGTPPGDIIQLPEQSEAARLLWVAEARRVELEEARSVAAPAGPEATGTE; this comes from the coding sequence ATGGCCAAGCGCCCCATCCACCAGCTCGCCTATCGCGCCATCCGCGTCGAAGGCGGCCTCATCCCTGCCGAGGAACTAACCCGCCTCACCTTGCTTGCCGACCCCAAGGCCAGCGAGCAGACCGAACCGCAGTACCGTATCAACAAGGGCTTGAAGCTGCGCGACGAAATCGCCCGCGACTTCAAGATTGCGCTCACCCTCTGGCAGGACTTCCAGGCCCTGCGCCGCCGCCAGGACGTTCAGGCACACGAAGTCACCCTACGCGAATGGCTACTACCGCTGCTGCGCGAGGTGTTGCACTTTACCGATGCAGCCCGCTGCCCAGCCATCGAACATGCGGACCACCAGTACGCCATCGGCCACGCGGGCAACGGTGGCCACGTGCCGTTGGTTCTCGCCGGATTCGACCAACCGTTGGATCTGGCAGCCGAGCGCTTCGGCGAGCTCAACCCCGATACCGGCAAGACCCGCCGCCGCAGCCCCTTCATGCTGGCGCAGGAAGCGCTCAACGCCAGCGATGCGTCGCTCTGGGCCATCGTCAGCAACGGCCTGACGCTGCGCATCCTGCGCGACAACGCCAGCCTCACCCGCCCGGCCTACATTGAGGTCGACCTCGAAGCCCTGTTCACCGAAGAGCTGCTGGCCGATTTCAGCGCCTTCTGGCTGCTGGCCCATGCCTCACGCTTCGGCAGCACCGACGCGCCGCCCTCCGACTGCCCCTGGGAACGCTGGCGTGCCGCTGGACAGCAAGCCGGCGTCACCGTGCGCGGCAAGCTGCGTTACCAAGTGGCCGAGGCGCTGCGCGCCCTGGGCACTGGCTTTCTCTCTCACCCTGCCAACGGCGCTTTACGCACCGCGCTACAAGGTACTGAACATGGATACGACCGCCAAGCATTCTTCGAGGAGCTGCTTCGCCTGGTCTACCGCCTCATCTTCCTGGCCACGGTCGAAGACCGCCGGGACCGCGGCACCGGCGAGCGCTTGGTCTTCGCCCCCGACGCCGGTGACGAGGCCAAAGCCCGCTACCTGGCCGGATACTCGCTCACCTGGCTGCGCGAGCGCGCCGTGCGCCGCAGCGAGCACGACCGCCACGCCGATCTCTGGCAGGCACTGACCATCACCTTCGGGGCACTGGCCGGTGGCCAGCCGGCTCTGGGCCTGCCCGCTCTTGGTGGCCTGTTCGAAGTCGACCAGTGCCCGCGACTGGACGCCGCCCAGCTCGACAACCGCCACCTTCTGGCCGCCGTGTTCCAGCTTGGCTGGTTCCGCGCTGAAGGCGGCCTCTCACGCGTCAACTACCGCGACATGGGCCCGGAGGAGCTGGGAAGCGTCTACGAGAGCCTGCTGGAGCTGGTGCCCGACCTGCAGGGCCTGGCGACTCCCACGACCGCCCGCCTGGCCTTTGTCGGCGACGATGGGACAGATGCCAGCACCAAGGGCAACAACCGCAAGCTCACGGGCAGCTACTACACGCCCGACAGCCTGGTGCAGGAGCTCATCAAGAGCGCGCTGGAGCCCGTCATCGCGCAGACGGTAAAGGCCAACCCCGAACGCCCGGTGGAAGCGCTGCTCGCGCTGACCGTGTGCGACCCAGCCTGCGGCAGCGGCCACTTCCTGCTCTCCGCCGGGCGGCGCCTGGCCGACGAAGTGGCGCTACACCGCGCCGCGGCCGAGCGCGAAGGCGGCGCCTCCACGCCCGCAGATTTCCGCCACGCGCTGCGCGACGTGGTGAGCCACTGCCTCTACGGCGTAGACAAGAACCCCATGGCCATCCAACTGGCCAAGACGGCGCTCTGGCTGGAGGCCTACTCGCCCGACAGACCGCTGAGCTTTGTCGACCACCATCTGCGCGTGGGCGATGCGCTGCTGGGGGTGCTGGATCCCAAAGTGCTGGAAGACGGCATCCCCGACGAGGCCTACACCGCCCTCTCGGGCGACGACAAGGCCGCGGCCAGCGCCCTGAAGAAGCAGAACAAGGCCGACCTGAAGAGCTGGCGCCAGATTGCCGCCGGCGACCTGTTGACCCAGGCTGGCCTGGCCGCGCAAGCTGTCAACGTCGAGACGCTGGACGACGACACGCCCGAGCATCTGACCGCCAAACGCCAGGCCTGGGCAACGGCGCAGGCCCAGGCGCACCGCAGCACCTTCGCTCGCTTGACCGACACCTACGTGGCCGCCTTTCTGGCACCCAAGCTAGCCGGGGCTGGTGACTCCGTTCCGCTGTCGGGCGACTTGTGGGGCGTGCTGAGCGGACAAGCTCCCAGGGTTGAGATGGAAGCCGTCGCCCAGGCGCTGTGCCGGCAGCACAGTGTCTTCCATTGGTGGCTGGCCTTCCCGCAGGTGGCTGCAGCAGGCGGATTCAGCGTGATGCTGGGCAACCCCCCGTGGGAGCGGATCAAGCTGCAGGAGGCAGAGTTCTTCGCCACGCGCAGCCCGCTGGTGGCCACGGCCAAGAACAAGGCCGAGCGGGCACAGCGCATCGAATGGTTGCGTGAGGGCGTGCTCCTGCACCGCGTGAACCCCGACCTTGAACATGCCGAGGGCCTGACGCCGCCCAACCGCGCCGAGATGGCGCTGTATGGCAGTTTTATTGCCGCGCGCCGGGGTGCCGAGGCGGCCAGCCTTTACGCCCATGACAGCCGACGCTACCCACTAACCGGCGTGGGTGACGTCAACACTTATGCGCTGTTCGCTGAGACGTTCTGGCAGGCGACAGCTTCGCGCGGACAAGCTGGATTCATCGTACCGACGGGCATCGCCACTGACGACACAACCAAACAATACTTCCAAGCCGTCGCAGCCAACTTGAGGCTTGCGAGCTTGATCAGCTTCTACGAAGTGCGAAAGTGGTTTCCTGCAACAGACGAGCGAAAGCCGTTCTGCCTGCTCACCATCGGTCAAGCAGACTCCGCAAACTTCATTTTTGACGTACACGGAATCGAGGACCTGCAAGAACGCAGAAAGTGGTACGAACTCTCTGCGGCAGACTTCCGGGCACTAAACCCAAACACGCAGACTTTGCCAACGTTCCGTAGCGAGCACGACGCTGAGCTGACCAAGAAGCTCTACCGCGCTGCGCCCGTGCTCATCGCGGAGGCCACGACCGATGACGACGGCAAGCTGGTGCAGTCCGAGACTAACCCGTGGGGCATTTCGTTCCAGCGGATGTTTGACATGTCCACGGATAGCGGCATGTTCGCCGGCACGCCCGCCTCCGCTGGCCAGCCCGCACGCCTTCCCCTGTACGAAGCAAAGATGATTCACCAGTTTGATCACCGCTGGGCAACCTATGTGGAGGGCACCAGCGGTGCTGGGAGCGAAGTGGAAACCACCGATGTCAGCGATGCGCAGAAGGGCGACCCTGCCTGCACGGTGCGACCGCGCTACTGGGTGGACGAGCGCGAGGTATCGGCCCGAATCGCCCGCGTACCCACGCGTGTGGCGCGTGCCTGGATAGCTCTGCATGCCGCCTGGGAGGCGAGAGATGCGACCGTCCTGGACGCCACGCTGGCCAACCTGTTGCTGGCACTGGGCCAATGGGTGGTGGGCGAGCTATTTCATCGCGCGGCTGGCGCCGCCCCCGCTGTCGGCGGTTGGGGGCCAACCCAAGTCCAGCCCCACATCACATCCATCGAGGTGCAACTCAAGACGCGGTTTCCGCGCCTGAATGACGTGCTGCGCGGCGAGGGCCTAACGACCAAGAGAGCCCTCACCGATTTCCCCAAATGGGCTACGCAGAAACAGGATGCACGACTGGGCGACGATGAGCTTGCGGCCTTGGCCGAGGCCCTTCGCGTCGGTGAACTAGCCAAGGCGCTGCGCACACTTCTCGACGGCTGGATGGACGTTCGAAGCCCGAGATGGTTGATGGGCTGGCGGGATATCACCAATGCAGCGGCGGAACGAACAGTCATTGCGTCGGTGGTGCCGAGGGTGGGCGTTGGCAACAAGATTCCGCTCTTCTTCCCTCGAAGCAACGTAACTGCCGACCAAGCTGCCGCGTTCCTCGGTAATCTGGCCGCGATGACCCTCGACTTCGTTGCTCGACAGAAGATTGGCGGAACCACGTTGAACTACTTCTACATGAAGCAATTCCCAGTTCTTCCCCCTGAGCGCTACTCGGACGCCGACCTCGCCTTCATCGTCCCCCGCGTCCTCGAGCTCACCTACACCGCACATGACCTGCATGCCTGGGGCCAGGACCTCGCCGCCTACGACCCGCGCCCCGCCACCGAGCAGGGTCAACCATTCGCCTGGAATCCCGCGCGGCGCGCCCAACTTCGCGCCGAGCTCGACGCCTACTACGCCCGCCTCTACGGCATCACCCGCGACGAGCTGCGCTACATCCTCGACCCCAAGGACGTGATGGGCCCCGACTACCCCAGCGAGACCTTCCGGGTGCTGAGGGATGGCGAGATGCGCGCATTTGGGGAGTACCGGACGCGGAGGCTGGTGTTGGAGGCCTGGGACGAGCAGGCCAGCATGTCACCTGCATCGCAACCGGCTCGCGTGTCGTACTCCGCGCAAGGGATGATTCGCAACGCCGAGGAAGGCAGGCTGGCCGGCCTTGTGGCTGCGCTGGTTGCAGCGCGAACGGAAAGCAGTTCGTTGGTCGAGATCCAGTCGGCGGTGGCCGCCATGACGTCGGCAGAGCACTATCTGAACCCGGTTGATGGCTTGCATTTCGGTGCCCTACGGGATTCGATTGATATTGCATACGTGGCGCCGCTCCTGGCCCGCGTTCTGCCGATCGTTCAGCGCCTCGAGGCCGCCGGCGTGCTCGTTCGTTCCACTCAGGGCGGAGTGCCGAACTTCACGCGTGGCACCGGAACGCCTCCAGGCGACATCATCCAATTGCCGGAACAGTCCGAAGCCGCTCGGCTTCTTTGGGTGGCCGAAGCCCGCCGCGTGGAGTTGGAGGAAGCGAGAAGCGTTGCCGCACCCGCAGGCCCCGAGGCAACTGGCACGGAGTAA
- a CDS encoding RNA-directed DNA polymerase, producing MSLILEKYLFLAPRLEYLSDPVVLSLAWKKASAYVRRHNWYADTLELDSSGLDLEKLTQAWAAELGAGTFEPEPARLVPAPKNGRWGFRPNFPGGWGPVPHDDSDEAPEPVALRPLAHLGVREQTAAAGVMLCLADCVESAQGNPGIDSLGAQAKGVFSYGNRLYCRWSADAKVARFAWGSADTYSRYYQDYQRFVARPREVASTLEADANARGERIFVIKLDLHLFFDGIDVELLIAKLRAEYARFRRAVPAQRPADKDFWKAAARILKLEWARADERLAPLLKGGSLPRGLPQGLMASGFLANAYLIDFDRAVGRACTEGHRVEAGGVRVSICDYCRYVDDLRLVVTVDADIAPSQFEAAVASWVQAELDKSIGATAGKGRLRLNEKKTESELLTHVAGATSVAARMRQVQQQLSGPFDLSSLEELETALNGLLSMAETESSESRRRQPGELPPLAVVSRPPIDVRDDTLTRFAAYRLCKSLRQRRLLADLNEAHDGTTVGDLLLQDFELTARRLVGSWAENPSLVQVLRYAFDLFPSPDLLQDVLDALDRKLQVAEQFPDQAAVAWYVLAELFRSAATETGKRWANDVGFVVGDLQGYRGSLAAYAEGQLQVGGSPWYVQQQAALLLATLNSPTPLVGDDTELTRYRALHDYLEGTVTVESLREQDVLGSAIIGYQITGDVKQFGRWLKKFSAVAGKSGTVRAFERIYRGNTALFDAITTPGAGAAARANGLVGRELAMYIDSRWGLSQAPLSSTWIPLSRVITHPTHPFRHENALLRLAIGVAGLPIWAEQSECMYTVFDLDIKCSAWQLLDDPDGPPLQVRLAPTSAARYGPRQETPAWCRKPRAWQYALGAILRAAAVGNNDFTLGWRLGVDELGWYRGLPSTSARRRLGMLHTSQALGGSVSSVTPWFSGMLSALLRWPGIEGWADEHEADRTSTPTELLAVLERRINFQRELFGRGSGSPVYRYPVSWQARNSRTLRIAVLQGLLPAFEDFTAGLNALDTAPYRVRHRNHTASLLRLAAKKLEAYESLRGKHRKPAVDLVVMPEYAVHVDDQDLLRAFSDETGAMLHYGLLGARHPDKGDHTNAARWLIPVRSARGRSWIEVDQGKLHLTDDEVKLGVTQWCPYRMVVELQLDANTAYRMVGAICYDATDLALAADLRNESHLLLVPALNRDIKTFDSMAAALRYHMYQHVVICNTGEFGGSTAQAPYDEEHRRTISHAHGAGQIAVAVFEVQIDDFGPELKAMKEATTKSVKKRLGKTPPAGLQRRI from the coding sequence ATGAGCCTGATTCTAGAAAAGTACCTGTTCCTCGCCCCTCGGCTGGAATACCTCAGCGACCCAGTCGTTTTATCGCTGGCATGGAAGAAGGCGTCCGCCTACGTTCGCAGGCACAACTGGTATGCCGACACCCTCGAGCTGGATAGTTCCGGGCTCGACCTGGAAAAACTGACGCAAGCATGGGCGGCCGAGCTCGGCGCTGGCACGTTCGAACCTGAGCCGGCACGACTAGTACCTGCGCCGAAGAACGGTCGCTGGGGCTTTCGTCCCAACTTTCCAGGCGGTTGGGGTCCTGTTCCACACGATGACAGCGACGAAGCGCCCGAACCTGTGGCGCTTCGTCCGTTGGCACATCTCGGTGTCCGGGAACAGACAGCAGCAGCAGGCGTCATGCTCTGCTTGGCCGATTGCGTCGAATCTGCCCAAGGCAACCCTGGTATCGACTCGCTCGGCGCCCAAGCCAAGGGCGTCTTTAGCTACGGCAACCGGTTGTATTGCCGATGGTCGGCCGACGCCAAGGTCGCCCGCTTTGCGTGGGGCAGTGCGGACACATACAGCCGCTACTACCAGGACTACCAGCGCTTCGTTGCCCGCCCTCGCGAGGTGGCCTCCACGCTGGAAGCCGACGCCAATGCTCGTGGCGAGCGCATCTTTGTCATCAAGCTAGACCTGCACTTGTTCTTTGATGGCATCGACGTCGAGTTGCTCATTGCCAAGCTGCGCGCCGAGTACGCCAGGTTCAGAAGGGCCGTGCCCGCTCAACGCCCGGCCGACAAGGATTTCTGGAAAGCTGCGGCACGAATCCTCAAGCTGGAATGGGCACGGGCTGACGAACGACTGGCACCCTTGCTGAAAGGGGGAAGTCTTCCCCGAGGGCTGCCGCAGGGCTTAATGGCGAGTGGCTTTCTCGCTAACGCCTACCTGATTGATTTCGACCGGGCGGTAGGCCGCGCTTGCACTGAGGGGCACCGCGTGGAAGCAGGAGGTGTTCGAGTCTCCATTTGCGATTACTGTCGTTACGTGGACGACTTACGGTTGGTTGTCACCGTAGATGCAGACATTGCGCCATCCCAGTTCGAGGCCGCAGTGGCCTCGTGGGTGCAGGCAGAACTGGACAAATCCATCGGCGCAACTGCTGGCAAGGGTCGCTTGCGCCTCAACGAAAAAAAGACTGAGAGCGAACTGCTGACGCATGTGGCAGGTGCAACCAGCGTTGCAGCCCGCATGCGCCAAGTGCAGCAGCAGCTCAGCGGTCCCTTCGACTTGTCATCCCTTGAGGAGCTGGAAACTGCGTTGAACGGCCTATTGTCGATGGCTGAGACCGAGTCCTCCGAGTCCAGACGGCGGCAACCTGGCGAGCTGCCTCCACTGGCTGTGGTGTCGCGACCGCCCATAGACGTCCGTGACGATACCCTGACTCGGTTCGCGGCATACCGGCTGTGCAAGTCGCTGAGGCAGCGTAGATTGCTGGCGGATCTCAACGAAGCGCATGACGGGACGACGGTCGGAGACCTTCTCCTGCAGGACTTTGAGCTCACCGCTCGACGTCTAGTTGGCTCTTGGGCAGAGAACCCATCTTTGGTTCAGGTGCTGCGTTACGCATTTGACCTCTTCCCGAGCCCCGATCTGCTGCAGGACGTGCTCGATGCACTCGATAGAAAGTTGCAGGTCGCGGAACAGTTCCCGGATCAGGCAGCGGTTGCTTGGTACGTTCTGGCCGAGTTATTTCGCTCGGCAGCCACCGAGACGGGCAAACGGTGGGCGAACGACGTGGGCTTCGTTGTCGGTGACCTCCAAGGGTACCGGGGTAGTCTTGCTGCGTACGCGGAAGGGCAACTGCAGGTCGGAGGCAGCCCTTGGTATGTCCAGCAGCAGGCCGCTTTGCTTCTGGCTACGCTGAACTCGCCAACTCCATTGGTTGGCGACGACACCGAGCTGACCCGGTATCGGGCGCTGCACGACTATCTCGAAGGAACCGTTACTGTCGAATCGCTCCGCGAGCAGGATGTACTCGGCAGCGCCATCATCGGCTACCAGATCACTGGCGATGTAAAGCAGTTCGGGCGCTGGCTGAAGAAGTTTTCAGCGGTTGCTGGAAAAAGCGGTACGGTTCGCGCGTTCGAGCGCATTTACAGGGGAAACACTGCGCTTTTCGACGCCATCACAACTCCAGGCGCTGGTGCTGCGGCGAGGGCAAATGGCCTTGTCGGCCGTGAACTTGCGATGTACATCGACTCGCGCTGGGGCCTATCGCAAGCGCCGTTGTCGTCTACATGGATTCCGTTGAGCCGAGTTATCACTCATCCGACGCACCCCTTCCGACATGAGAACGCCCTGCTGAGGCTGGCCATCGGGGTTGCGGGTCTTCCGATCTGGGCTGAGCAATCTGAGTGCATGTACACGGTGTTCGACCTCGACATAAAGTGCTCTGCTTGGCAACTGCTCGATGACCCTGACGGCCCACCGCTACAGGTGCGTCTCGCACCGACTTCTGCTGCCCGATATGGTCCGCGGCAGGAAACGCCAGCCTGGTGCCGAAAGCCGCGGGCGTGGCAATACGCACTCGGTGCCATCCTTCGGGCCGCAGCGGTGGGTAACAATGACTTCACCCTGGGGTGGCGCCTTGGCGTTGATGAGCTCGGCTGGTACCGTGGATTGCCAAGCACGAGCGCCCGACGCCGACTCGGCATGCTGCATACCTCGCAAGCTCTGGGCGGCAGCGTGTCATCAGTTACGCCATGGTTCAGCGGCATGTTGAGCGCGCTTCTGCGATGGCCTGGAATTGAGGGCTGGGCGGATGAGCACGAAGCCGATAGAACGAGCACGCCGACTGAGTTGCTAGCCGTCCTTGAGCGACGGATCAATTTTCAGCGCGAGTTGTTCGGACGAGGTTCCGGTTCACCGGTTTATAGGTACCCCGTCTCGTGGCAGGCACGCAACTCACGCACATTGCGAATCGCAGTTTTGCAAGGCCTTTTGCCTGCGTTCGAGGATTTCACTGCAGGCCTGAATGCGCTGGACACCGCCCCGTACCGAGTACGGCACCGCAATCACACTGCGTCGCTGCTGAGGCTTGCTGCCAAGAAGCTTGAGGCATACGAAAGTCTACGCGGCAAACATCGCAAGCCGGCCGTTGATTTGGTCGTGATGCCGGAGTACGCGGTGCATGTTGACGACCAAGATCTACTGCGTGCCTTCTCGGATGAAACTGGGGCCATGCTTCACTATGGCCTTCTCGGCGCAAGGCACCCGGACAAAGGCGACCACACAAACGCGGCTCGATGGCTCATCCCTGTACGCTCGGCACGCGGACGTTCGTGGATTGAAGTCGACCAGGGAAAACTTCATCTGACGGACGATGAAGTGAAGCTCGGCGTAACGCAGTGGTGTCCTTATCGTATGGTTGTTGAGCTTCAGCTCGATGCCAATACCGCTTATCGGATGGTGGGCGCCATCTGCTATGACGCCACGGATCTTGCTTTGGCTGCGGATCTCAGGAACGAGTCGCATCTCCTCCTGGTGCCGGCGTTGAACAGGGATATCAAGACCTTCGACAGCATGGCAGCGGCGTTGCGGTACCACATGTACCAGCACGTCGTTATCTGTAACACGGGCGAGTTCGGCGGATCGACCGCGCAGGCCCCGTACGACGAGGAGCACCGTCGAACCATTTCCCATGCCCATGGCGCCGGGCAGATCGCGGTGGCTGTCTTTGAAGTGCAAATCGATGACTTTGGCCCTGAACTAAAGGCGATGAAAGAGGCAACAACCAAGTCAGTTAAGAAGCGCCTGGGGAAAACTCCCCCCGCCGGCCTGCAGAGACGAATCTAA
- a CDS encoding DUF262 domain-containing protein: MTDTLFKEVRYSLGGLIGDIGLARIGLPDIQRPVVWANAKVRDLFDSMYRGYLDLVGTRA, translated from the coding sequence GTGACCGACACATTGTTCAAAGAAGTTCGCTACTCGCTGGGTGGCCTCATCGGCGACATCGGCCTCGCCCGCATCGGCTTACCCGACATCCAGCGCCCCGTCGTCTGGGCCAACGCCAAGGTCCGCGACCTGTTCGACTCGATGTACCGCGGCTATCTGGATTTGGTCGGGACAAGAGCATGA
- a CDS encoding HNH endonuclease translates to MNLIDRLRIEKAATDCGFEMTPVEREGGLELRSARFPETVLVRPGGATTFTVAASAPFLANSVDAGGLVTVEGFAALYDVLRTAASHARTMPNRVADAFRRETDGMPRSTEAERVVVQRVGQNLFRAALLDYWQGRCCVTGLDIPELLRASHIKPWAACDSDNERLDVFNGLLLAPHIDALFDGGWISFSDDGLVLTSEFLPPDAAARLGVRTDWTVGCLQPGHMQYLAFHRQHELRRSP, encoded by the coding sequence ATGAACCTGATCGATCGGCTCCGAATCGAGAAGGCTGCGACCGACTGCGGCTTCGAAATGACGCCGGTCGAACGAGAAGGTGGCTTGGAGCTGCGCTCTGCGCGTTTCCCGGAGACAGTGTTGGTTCGGCCCGGAGGGGCGACAACCTTCACCGTAGCGGCCTCCGCCCCGTTCCTGGCGAATTCGGTGGATGCAGGCGGACTGGTCACAGTCGAAGGCTTCGCCGCACTGTATGACGTGCTGCGAACCGCCGCATCCCATGCCCGCACGATGCCCAATCGTGTGGCGGATGCCTTCCGGCGCGAGACGGATGGCATGCCACGTTCAACCGAGGCCGAGCGAGTTGTCGTGCAGCGGGTCGGCCAGAACCTGTTCCGAGCTGCGCTTCTCGACTACTGGCAGGGGCGCTGTTGCGTGACAGGGCTCGACATCCCTGAGTTGCTTCGAGCCTCGCACATCAAGCCTTGGGCCGCCTGTGATAGCGATAACGAACGACTGGATGTGTTCAATGGATTGCTGTTGGCGCCTCACATCGATGCCTTGTTCGACGGCGGATGGATTTCGTTCTCAGACGATGGCCTGGTCCTGACTTCGGAGTTCTTGCCACCCGACGCAGCGGCACGCTTGGGCGTCAGGACCGATTGGACCGTTGGATGTCTTCAACCCGGCCACATGCAGTACCTAGCGTTTCACAGGCAACACGAACTCCGAAGGTCGCCTTGA
- a CDS encoding TetR/AcrR family transcriptional regulator, giving the protein MRVSQDVVRQHREALVRAAAGMLRERGVEATGVVDVCRAAGLTHGAFYRHFETKEALVLEACESAFDWSIADIAGADAQATEAADRIAQYLSAAHRDAPENGCPVAALAVDAARGGQPLSGVLATGMRRYIDKFSSLIRNPGRAAKEAQRERAMVALAAMVGGLILARATISADPELSDQILDAVRKGIDANS; this is encoded by the coding sequence ATGCGAGTCTCGCAGGACGTGGTGCGTCAGCACCGTGAGGCCTTGGTTCGTGCCGCGGCGGGGATGCTGCGCGAACGCGGTGTCGAGGCGACCGGCGTCGTCGATGTCTGCCGCGCGGCGGGGCTGACCCATGGCGCCTTCTACCGGCATTTCGAGACCAAGGAGGCGCTGGTTCTCGAGGCCTGCGAGAGCGCGTTCGACTGGAGCATCGCCGACATCGCGGGTGCCGACGCCCAGGCCACGGAAGCAGCGGACCGCATCGCCCAGTACCTCAGCGCCGCGCATCGCGATGCGCCGGAAAACGGATGCCCGGTCGCCGCTCTGGCGGTCGATGCCGCACGCGGCGGTCAACCCCTGTCAGGTGTCCTGGCTACGGGCATGCGGCGCTATATCGACAAGTTCTCCAGCTTGATCCGCAATCCGGGGCGGGCGGCCAAGGAGGCGCAGCGCGAGCGCGCGATGGTGGCGCTCGCCGCGATGGTCGGCGGCCTGATCCTGGCTCGCGCGACCATCAGCGCCGATCCCGAGCTGTCCGATCAGATCCTCGATGCCGTGCGCAAGGGCATCGACGCGAACTCGTGA